In Pseudomonas saudiphocaensis, one DNA window encodes the following:
- a CDS encoding DUF4197 domain-containing protein: protein MLRTTTLIAGLMLSAGAFALSLSDLSQGDANAGLKDALSQGAKVAVQQLGKPGGFSNDPDVRIELPGNLGKASRMLKMLGMGAQVEALEDSMNQAAEAAVPQAQELLLDAVKKMTVADAKSILAGGDDSATQYLNKTSRDQIRERFMPIIKQATDKVGVAQQYNAIAAKASGLGAVDAKYGTIEGYVAEQALDGLFTVIAEQEASIRKNPAQAATSMAKKVFGVLMGN, encoded by the coding sequence ATGCTCCGCACCACGACCCTAATCGCCGGCCTTATGTTGTCTGCTGGCGCCTTTGCCCTTTCGCTGTCCGACCTGAGCCAGGGCGACGCCAACGCAGGCCTCAAGGATGCCCTCAGCCAGGGCGCCAAGGTTGCCGTGCAGCAACTCGGCAAGCCAGGCGGTTTCAGCAATGATCCGGATGTGCGCATCGAGCTGCCGGGCAACCTCGGCAAGGCCTCGCGCATGTTGAAGATGCTGGGCATGGGCGCGCAGGTCGAGGCCCTGGAAGACAGCATGAATCAGGCCGCCGAAGCCGCCGTGCCGCAGGCCCAGGAGCTGCTGCTGGACGCGGTGAAGAAGATGACCGTAGCCGATGCCAAAAGCATCCTCGCCGGTGGCGATGATTCGGCAACCCAGTACCTGAACAAGACCAGCCGTGATCAGATCCGCGAGCGCTTTATGCCGATCATCAAGCAGGCCACCGATAAGGTCGGCGTCGCCCAACAGTACAACGCCATCGCGGCCAAGGCTTCGGGGCTCGGCGCGGTCGATGCGAAATACGGCACCATCGAAGGCTACGTCGCCGAGCAAGCGCTGGACGGCCTGTTCACAGTAATCGCCGAGCAGGAAGCAAGCATCCGTAAGAATCCTGCACAGGCGGCAACCAGCATGGCCAAGAAGGTGTTCGGCGTACTGATGGGTAACTGA
- the metE gene encoding 5-methyltetrahydropteroyltriglutamate--homocysteine S-methyltransferase: MAVAHSLGFPRIGADRELKKALEAYWKGDLEETELREVGRELRAAHWQLQADAGIELLPVGDFAWYDQVLTHSLMFGVVPERFCPAGGKPTLDTLFAMARGVTSSCCGAGQAQEMTKWFDTNYHYLVPEFTLDQQFSLSWPQLFEEAEEALTLGHSVKPVLIGPLTYLWLGKSRGADFDKLELLERLLPVYGEVLDRLATLGVEWVQIDEPILVLDLPQDWKSAFERAYNQLQRAPLKKLVATYFGGLEDNLALAASLPVDGLHIDLVRAPEQYPLILDWLPAYKILSLGLVNGRNVWRCDLEKALEVVRHAAERLGDRLWLAPSCSLLHTPVDLAREDQLDAELKSWLAFAVQKCTEVAILARAVNVPEDAEVRAAMQLSREVQASRARSPRIHKPEVQARLAAIKPRHAQRQSGFAERIGKQRALLKLPAFPTTTIGSFPQTPAIRLARQAFKQGRLGLADYTEAMQAEIRHAVAVQEQLGLDVLVHGEAERNDMVEYFAEQLDGYAFTRFGWVQSYGSRCVKPAVIYGDLSRPAPMTVEWIRYAQQQTQKVMKGMLTGPVTMLMWSFSRDDISREQQARQLALAIRDEVCDLEAAGIRIIQIDEAAFREGLPLRRAQWQGYLDWAVEAFRLCASGVRDETQIHTHMCYSEFNDVIESIAAMDADVITIETSRSQMELLEAFRAFEYPNDIGPGVYDIHSPRVPDTAEMVRLLEQACERIPAERLWVNPDCGLKTRGWAETEAALVNMVAAARQLRA, encoded by the coding sequence ATGGCTGTTGCTCACTCACTGGGCTTTCCCCGCATCGGTGCGGATCGCGAACTGAAGAAAGCCCTAGAGGCGTACTGGAAAGGCGACCTGGAAGAAACCGAGTTGCGCGAGGTGGGCCGCGAGCTGCGTGCCGCCCACTGGCAGCTGCAGGCAGATGCCGGTATCGAGTTGCTGCCTGTGGGAGATTTCGCCTGGTATGACCAGGTTCTGACCCATTCGCTGATGTTCGGCGTAGTGCCGGAGCGCTTTTGTCCCGCCGGCGGCAAGCCGACGCTGGATACCCTGTTTGCCATGGCGCGGGGTGTGACCAGCAGTTGCTGCGGGGCAGGGCAGGCGCAGGAAATGACCAAATGGTTTGATACCAACTATCACTACCTGGTCCCTGAATTCACGCTCGATCAACAGTTCAGTCTGTCCTGGCCGCAGCTGTTCGAGGAAGCCGAAGAGGCTCTGACGCTGGGGCACTCGGTCAAGCCGGTGCTGATCGGCCCGCTAACCTATCTCTGGCTGGGCAAGAGCAGGGGGGCGGATTTCGACAAGCTGGAGCTGCTTGAAAGACTGCTGCCGGTGTACGGCGAAGTGCTCGACAGGCTGGCCACGCTGGGCGTCGAGTGGGTGCAGATCGACGAGCCGATTCTGGTGCTGGATTTGCCGCAGGACTGGAAGAGCGCTTTCGAGCGTGCCTACAACCAACTGCAGCGGGCGCCGTTGAAAAAGCTGGTAGCAACCTATTTCGGTGGTCTGGAAGACAACCTGGCGTTGGCCGCTTCGTTGCCAGTGGATGGCCTGCATATCGACCTGGTGCGCGCGCCGGAGCAGTATCCGTTGATCCTCGACTGGCTGCCGGCCTACAAGATCCTCTCCCTTGGGCTGGTCAACGGGCGGAACGTCTGGCGCTGCGATCTGGAAAAGGCGCTGGAGGTGGTGCGCCACGCCGCAGAGCGTCTGGGTGACCGTCTGTGGCTCGCTCCGTCGTGCTCGCTGTTGCATACGCCGGTAGATCTGGCGCGGGAAGATCAGCTGGATGCGGAGCTCAAAAGTTGGCTGGCCTTCGCCGTACAGAAATGCACCGAGGTGGCAATTCTCGCTCGCGCAGTGAACGTACCTGAGGATGCTGAAGTGCGGGCTGCAATGCAGCTAAGCCGCGAGGTGCAGGCCAGTCGCGCACGGTCGCCGCGCATCCACAAGCCTGAGGTGCAGGCGCGCCTGGCGGCGATCAAACCACGGCATGCTCAACGCCAGTCAGGGTTTGCCGAGCGCATCGGAAAACAGCGTGCGCTACTGAAGCTGCCGGCCTTTCCTACCACCACCATCGGCTCGTTTCCGCAGACGCCGGCGATTCGTCTTGCGCGTCAGGCTTTCAAGCAAGGCAGGCTTGGGCTGGCCGACTATACCGAGGCCATGCAGGCCGAAATCCGCCACGCCGTCGCGGTGCAGGAGCAGCTGGGCCTGGACGTGTTGGTGCACGGCGAAGCCGAGCGCAACGACATGGTTGAATATTTCGCCGAGCAGCTGGATGGCTACGCCTTCACCCGCTTCGGCTGGGTGCAAAGCTATGGTTCGCGCTGCGTCAAACCGGCAGTTATCTACGGCGATCTGAGCCGGCCGGCGCCGATGACAGTGGAGTGGATTCGCTACGCCCAGCAACAAACTCAAAAGGTTATGAAAGGCATGCTGACCGGCCCGGTGACCATGCTGATGTGGTCGTTCTCCCGGGACGACATCAGCCGTGAGCAGCAGGCGCGCCAGCTGGCCCTGGCGATTCGCGATGAAGTTTGCGACCTGGAGGCGGCCGGTATCCGCATCATTCAAATCGACGAGGCGGCGTTCCGCGAGGGCCTGCCGTTGCGCCGAGCACAGTGGCAAGGCTATCTGGACTGGGCCGTGGAAGCCTTCCGCCTGTGTGCCAGTGGCGTGCGTGATGAAACACAGATCCATACCCACATGTGCTACAGCGAGTTTAATGACGTGATCGAGTCGATTGCAGCTATGGACGCCGATGTCATTACCATCGAAACCTCGCGCTCGCAGATGGAGCTGCTGGAAGCCTTCCGCGCCTTCGAGTACCCCAACGATATCGGGCCGGGCGTCTACGACATCCACTCGCCGCGTGTGCCGGATACTGCCGAGATGGTGCGGTTGCTGGAGCAGGCGTGTGAGCGCATTCCGGCCGAGCGGCTATGGGTCAACCCGGACTGTGGGTTGAAAACGCGCGGCTGGGCCGAAACCGAGGCGGCGCTGGTGAATATGGTGGCGGCGGCGAGGCAGTTGCGCGCGTAG
- the trhA gene encoding PAQR family membrane homeostasis protein TrhA: protein MYHGERLNAWTHLAGGVLALIGSVWLLVLAAMSGDVAKIVSVAIYGFTLVLLYSTSTLYHSLRGRAKVIMQKLDHLSIYLLIAGSYTPFCLVSLRGAWGWWLFGIVWSLAVIGMLQEIKPRSEARVLSVVIYAVMGWIVLVAVKPLLAALGGEGFAWLVAGGVLYTVGIIFYAYDQRFLHWHGIWHLFVMAGSLLHFVAIAKYVV, encoded by the coding sequence ATGTACCACGGAGAAAGACTCAACGCTTGGACGCACCTGGCTGGCGGAGTGCTAGCACTCATCGGCAGCGTCTGGCTACTGGTACTGGCCGCCATGAGCGGCGACGTTGCAAAGATCGTCAGCGTGGCGATCTATGGCTTTACTCTGGTGCTGCTGTACAGCACCTCCACGCTTTATCACAGCCTGCGCGGGCGGGCGAAGGTGATCATGCAGAAGCTGGATCACCTGTCGATCTACCTGCTGATCGCCGGCAGCTACACGCCCTTCTGCCTGGTTAGCCTGCGCGGCGCCTGGGGTTGGTGGTTGTTCGGCATCGTCTGGAGTCTGGCCGTAATCGGCATGCTGCAGGAGATCAAGCCACGCTCGGAAGCACGGGTGCTGTCGGTGGTCATCTATGCGGTGATGGGCTGGATCGTGCTGGTGGCGGTCAAGCCATTGCTCGCCGCGCTTGGCGGAGAAGGCTTTGCCTGGCTGGTGGCCGGTGGCGTGCTCTACACGGTGGGCATTATCTTTTACGCCTACGACCAGCGCTTTCTCCACTGGCACGGTATCTGGCACCTGTTCGTGATGGCCGGCAGCCTGCTGCACTTTGTGGCGATTGCGAAGTATGTGGTCTAG
- a CDS encoding AraC family transcriptional regulator: protein MTQIARSAVFIGFDSLCHRYGLNPHELVRRCELDPLVLRRPDLYVPYARFAQALNLAAAEGPAPSFGLQLSEYHDYLVLGPFGLLLAQADSFAEVLKLTQQYVHLHAQGISLHLGSDEEQLRIEYRLQLQEPVDLRQLRELGLGVTQRSMASLFGEQWQPHQLLVSHAAMGDPAEYARLFPCPVLFEQPCSGFVAGNDIYSLRPLEQRKQLKSHLIEQYRFSQHLPTDITEQIRYVLQSILSTGEARLEVVARLLGQHPRSLQMALQKQGQTFRELLDQVRYAEARQQLRLSTQSITDLALHLGYADETAFSRAFKRWSGMAPRHWRAHSARQTLPDASC from the coding sequence ATGACCCAGATCGCCCGCAGCGCGGTATTTATCGGCTTCGACAGCCTGTGTCATCGCTACGGCCTCAACCCGCACGAGCTGGTGCGCCGCTGCGAACTCGATCCGCTGGTACTGCGCCGCCCCGATCTGTATGTGCCTTATGCGCGTTTTGCCCAGGCACTCAACCTGGCCGCAGCGGAAGGTCCGGCACCCAGCTTCGGCCTGCAGCTGAGCGAGTATCACGACTATCTGGTGCTTGGTCCGTTCGGCCTGTTATTGGCCCAGGCAGATAGCTTCGCCGAGGTGCTCAAGCTCACCCAGCAGTACGTACATCTGCATGCCCAGGGCATTTCCCTACACCTGGGAAGCGACGAGGAACAGTTGCGCATCGAGTACCGCCTGCAGCTGCAGGAGCCGGTGGACCTGCGTCAGCTGCGAGAGCTCGGGCTGGGTGTCACACAGCGCAGCATGGCCAGTCTGTTCGGCGAACAATGGCAGCCACACCAGCTGCTTGTCAGCCATGCAGCCATGGGCGATCCAGCCGAATATGCACGGCTGTTCCCCTGTCCCGTGCTGTTCGAGCAGCCCTGTAGCGGTTTCGTCGCGGGCAACGATATTTACTCGCTGCGCCCGCTGGAACAACGCAAGCAGCTCAAGTCTCACCTGATCGAGCAATACCGTTTCAGCCAGCATCTGCCGACGGATATCACCGAGCAGATCCGCTACGTCCTGCAGTCCATTCTTTCCACCGGCGAAGCCCGGCTGGAGGTCGTCGCGCGCCTGCTAGGGCAGCATCCGCGTAGCCTGCAGATGGCGCTGCAGAAACAGGGGCAGACCTTTCGCGAATTGCTTGATCAGGTTCGCTACGCTGAAGCACGTCAGCAACTGCGCCTGTCTACACAGTCGATTACCGATCTCGCGCTGCATCTGGGCTATGCCGATGAGACGGCCTTTTCCCGCGCCTTCAAGCGCTGGAGTGGAATGGCGCCGCGACACTGGCGCGCGCATTCAGCACGGCAGACGTTGCCGGATGCTTCTTGCTAA
- the metR gene encoding transcriptional regulator MetR: MLEIRHLKTLHALRETDSLVEAAERLHLTQSALSHQFKELEERLGLQLFIRKTRPVRFTSAGLRLLQLADSLLPQLRSAERDLARLAGGTAGRLHMAIECHSCFQWLMPTIDQFRDAWPEVELDLASGFSFAPLPALARGDLDLVVTSDPVELPGITYVPLFTYEALLSVANQHPLASRSYVRPEDLASETLITYPVERDRLDIFTRFLEPADIEPAQVRTSELTVMMMQLVASGRGVCCVPNWALHEYSTRGYVTARRLGEKGLFATLFAGIRADMLDSPFMRDFLLTAKDTSFATLEGVSAAPKSR; encoded by the coding sequence ATGCTGGAAATTCGTCATCTGAAGACCCTTCACGCCCTGCGCGAAACGGATAGCCTGGTGGAAGCCGCCGAGCGCCTACACCTAACTCAATCAGCGCTTTCACATCAGTTCAAGGAGCTTGAAGAGCGCCTGGGCCTGCAGCTCTTTATCCGCAAAACTCGCCCGGTGCGTTTCACCAGCGCCGGTCTGCGGCTGTTGCAGCTTGCTGACAGCCTACTGCCGCAATTGCGCAGCGCCGAGCGCGACCTCGCACGACTGGCCGGAGGAACCGCGGGCCGTCTGCATATGGCCATTGAATGCCACAGCTGCTTCCAATGGCTGATGCCCACCATCGACCAGTTTCGCGATGCCTGGCCGGAAGTGGAGCTGGACCTGGCCTCGGGTTTCTCCTTCGCGCCACTGCCGGCGCTGGCACGGGGTGATCTGGATCTGGTGGTGACTTCCGACCCGGTCGAGCTGCCGGGCATTACCTATGTCCCGCTGTTCACCTACGAGGCGCTGCTGTCAGTTGCCAACCAACATCCGCTGGCCAGCCGGTCTTACGTGCGCCCCGAGGATCTGGCCAGCGAAACCCTGATCACTTATCCGGTTGAGCGCGACCGACTGGATATCTTCACGCGCTTCCTGGAGCCCGCAGATATCGAGCCGGCGCAGGTACGCACTTCGGAACTGACGGTCATGATGATGCAGCTGGTGGCGTCGGGTCGTGGTGTCTGCTGCGTCCCCAACTGGGCGCTGCACGAGTACAGCACTCGCGGTTATGTCACTGCCCGGCGCCTGGGTGAAAAGGGTCTGTTTGCCACGCTGTTCGCCGGTATCCGCGCCGATATGCTGGATTCACCCTTTATGCGCGACTTCCTGCTAACGGCCAAGGACACCTCCTTCGCCACCCTGGAAGGCGTCAGCGCAGCGCCGAAGAGCAGATAA
- a CDS encoding GNAT family N-acetyltransferase codes for MPIQTVPHLAEIAPHQWDALLPVPQPFLRHAFLSSLEDSGSVGGSTGWQPQHQVLVDASGTPQAALPLYRKSHSYGEYVFDWAWADVCHRAGILYYPKLLCAVPFSPVTGARLLGNRESAMELLDLLTADLAERGQSGLHLNFTEPDADALLRGRDGWLERIGCQFHWHNRGYRDFQDFLDGFTSRKRKQVRKEREQVVAQGIEFDWREGHQLDEAEWDFVYACYANTYHVRERAPYLTRSFFSLLAERMPEAIRVVLAKQGGRPVAMAFSLIDAQGLYGRYWGCLAEFDRLHFETCFYQGIDQAIAAGLSRFDAGAQGEHKLIRGFEPVITRSWHYLVHPGLRAAVGDFLQQEHQGVLRYIEAARDALPYRQDS; via the coding sequence ATGCCTATCCAGACAGTTCCCCATCTAGCCGAGATCGCCCCGCACCAGTGGGACGCCTTGCTGCCCGTTCCGCAGCCGTTTCTGCGCCATGCTTTCCTTTCCAGCCTTGAAGACAGCGGAAGCGTCGGCGGCTCTACGGGCTGGCAACCGCAGCACCAGGTTCTGGTCGATGCCTCCGGTACCCCGCAGGCGGCGCTGCCGCTGTATCGCAAGAGCCATTCCTATGGCGAATATGTTTTCGACTGGGCTTGGGCCGATGTCTGCCATCGTGCAGGCATCCTCTATTACCCCAAGCTGCTTTGCGCAGTGCCATTCTCGCCGGTAACGGGCGCTCGGCTGCTGGGCAACCGCGAGTCGGCCATGGAGTTGCTTGATCTGCTTACGGCCGATTTGGCTGAACGGGGCCAGTCGGGGTTGCACCTCAACTTCACCGAGCCGGACGCCGATGCCTTGTTGCGCGGCCGGGATGGCTGGCTGGAGCGCATCGGTTGTCAGTTCCACTGGCACAACCGTGGTTACCGCGATTTCCAGGATTTTCTTGACGGCTTCACTTCGCGCAAGCGCAAGCAGGTGCGCAAGGAACGCGAGCAGGTGGTTGCCCAGGGCATCGAGTTCGACTGGCGCGAGGGGCATCAGCTCGATGAGGCGGAGTGGGATTTCGTTTACGCCTGCTATGCCAATACCTATCACGTGCGTGAGCGCGCGCCCTATCTGACGCGTAGTTTCTTCAGTCTGCTGGCCGAGCGTATGCCCGAAGCGATTCGCGTGGTGTTGGCCAAGCAGGGCGGTCGCCCGGTGGCCATGGCCTTCAGCCTGATCGACGCGCAAGGGCTTTACGGACGCTATTGGGGATGCCTGGCCGAATTCGACCGGCTGCATTTCGAGACCTGCTTCTATCAAGGTATCGACCAGGCGATTGCTGCAGGTCTGTCTCGTTTCGATGCCGGCGCGCAGGGTGAGCATAAGCTCATCCGTGGTTTCGAGCCGGTGATCACCCGTTCCTGGCATTACCTTGTGCACCCTGGGCTACGCGCGGCGGTGGGCGATTTCCTCCAGCAGGAGCATCAGGGTGTGCTGCGTTACATCGAGGCCGCGCGGGATGCGCTGCCGTATCGCCAAGACTCCTAG
- a CDS encoding DNA topoisomerase III codes for MRLFLCEKPSQAKDIARVLGANRRGDGCWLGAGVTVTWCIGHLLETAPPDAYDPRYKRWVLSDLPIIPERWKMQIKPKTASQFKAVKRLLLEASQLVIATDADREGEMIARELVEHCRYRGPIQRLWLSALDDASIRKALAALKPGAETFNLYHSALGRSRADWLIGMNMSRLFTLLGRQSGYQGVLPVGRVQTPTLRLVVDRDRSIADFVPVPYWAIEVQLQADGIPFTAQWRANEDVCDEQGRCIQQPHAQQALEAISQASHAEVVKLRTERMREAPPLPFDLGTLQEICSKKFGLGAQETLDIAQALYETHKLITYPRSDCGYLPLSQHGEAPAIIAALGRSDPSLASLFEQLQPQRRSRAWNDAKVSAHHGIIPTAAATDLSRLVGKQRSVYTLIRARYLAQFLPNHEYDRTQADFDCAGQALRAVGKVIVESGWRRAMPEALAPAKGREPTPAQALPSLHQGQRCAVTDVTLKDLWTQPPKPFTEGDLIKAMKNVAKLVDDPRLKQKLKDTTGIGTEATRAGILQGLLDRGYLTKQGKALSASPAAFSLIDAVPRAIADPGTTAIWEQALDMVQSGEMSLEEFVAKQSAWMRKQVERCRDLRLTISGPPNPPGKAAPWKKKKRKAVPKKAVKRT; via the coding sequence ATGCGGCTGTTTCTCTGCGAAAAACCTTCACAGGCCAAGGACATTGCCCGGGTGCTCGGCGCCAACCGACGCGGCGACGGCTGCTGGCTCGGTGCCGGCGTGACGGTGACCTGGTGCATCGGCCACTTGTTGGAAACCGCCCCGCCGGATGCCTATGACCCACGCTACAAACGCTGGGTGCTGAGCGATCTGCCGATCATTCCCGAGCGCTGGAAGATGCAGATCAAGCCGAAGACCGCCAGCCAGTTCAAGGCGGTAAAGCGCCTGCTTCTTGAGGCCAGCCAACTGGTGATCGCCACCGACGCCGACCGTGAGGGCGAGATGATCGCCCGCGAGCTGGTGGAACATTGCCGCTACCGCGGGCCGATCCAGCGCCTGTGGCTGTCTGCGCTGGACGATGCCTCGATCCGCAAGGCGCTGGCGGCGCTCAAACCGGGTGCTGAAACCTTCAACCTCTATCATTCGGCGCTGGGCCGCTCACGCGCCGACTGGCTGATCGGGATGAACATGAGCCGGTTGTTCACCTTGCTCGGGCGCCAGTCCGGTTATCAGGGCGTATTGCCGGTGGGTCGTGTGCAGACGCCGACGCTGCGCCTGGTTGTAGATCGCGATCGCAGCATCGCCGACTTCGTCCCGGTGCCCTACTGGGCCATCGAAGTGCAGTTGCAGGCCGACGGCATTCCATTTACCGCACAATGGCGCGCCAATGAGGATGTCTGCGACGAGCAAGGCCGCTGCATTCAGCAACCCCATGCCCAGCAAGCGCTGGAAGCCATCAGCCAGGCGAGCCATGCCGAGGTGGTCAAGCTGCGCACCGAGCGCATGCGAGAGGCGCCACCGCTGCCCTTCGACCTGGGCACCCTGCAGGAAATCTGCTCGAAGAAGTTCGGCCTCGGCGCCCAGGAAACCCTGGATATCGCCCAGGCACTTTATGAAACCCACAAGCTGATTACTTATCCGCGCAGCGACTGCGGTTACCTGCCACTGAGCCAGCACGGCGAAGCGCCGGCCATCATCGCCGCACTTGGCCGCAGCGACCCAAGCCTCGCGTCATTGTTCGAACAGCTGCAGCCGCAACGCCGCTCGCGGGCCTGGAACGATGCCAAGGTCAGCGCTCACCACGGGATCATTCCCACCGCTGCCGCCACTGATCTGTCACGCCTGGTGGGCAAGCAGCGTTCTGTCTACACCCTGATTCGTGCGCGCTATCTGGCGCAATTCCTTCCCAATCACGAATACGACCGCACCCAGGCGGACTTCGACTGCGCCGGGCAGGCGTTGCGGGCGGTAGGCAAGGTCATCGTCGAGTCTGGCTGGCGGCGCGCCATGCCCGAAGCGCTGGCGCCGGCCAAGGGCCGCGAGCCCACGCCTGCGCAAGCCTTGCCATCGCTGCATCAGGGCCAACGGTGTGCAGTGACAGACGTGACGCTGAAGGATCTCTGGACTCAACCGCCCAAACCCTTCACCGAGGGCGATCTGATCAAGGCGATGAAGAATGTCGCCAAGCTGGTGGACGACCCACGCCTCAAGCAGAAACTCAAGGACACCACCGGCATCGGCACCGAAGCAACGCGCGCCGGCATCCTTCAGGGCCTGCTGGATCGTGGTTACCTGACCAAACAGGGCAAGGCGCTGTCGGCCAGCCCCGCCGCCTTCAGCCTGATCGATGCGGTACCTCGGGCGATTGCCGACCCTGGCACCACGGCAATCTGGGAACAGGCGCTGGACATGGTGCAATCCGGCGAAATGAGCCTGGAGGAGTTCGTCGCCAAGCAGTCGGCATGGATGCGCAAACAGGTGGAACGCTGTCGCGACCTGCGCCTGACCATCAGCGGCCCGCCAAACCCACCGGGCAAAGCCGCACCTTGGAAAAAGAAGAAGCGCAAGGCTGTGCCGAAGAAGGCTGTCAAACGCACTTGA
- a CDS encoding IS110 family transposase yields the protein MAKPITPVMVGVDVSKAELVIARSDSKDLKRIANTAQAIGGWLKTLAGRTKIALEATGTYHRTLATLAHQAGVELYLLDGYRLNRYRDGVGSRAKTDPADARLILRYLSKELSDLKPWVPPHDAFYRIQSLLRRRASLVHTRIALTQSLDDMPDLKSASKRLSNNIKDIERLIERRLKEAMAEVGWQSDAQRCKAIEGIGDLTSVALANTFHRGEFKNSDAFVAYLGMDVRVRDSGKQVGRRKLTKKGDPELRRLLYNAAMSARRTKAWSGLYETYLSQGLKTTQALVKLGRKLARIAFALMKNQSMYRPKMPVKCCAAP from the coding sequence ATGGCAAAGCCCATTACGCCAGTCATGGTGGGTGTCGATGTCAGCAAGGCCGAGCTGGTCATTGCCCGCAGTGATTCGAAGGATCTTAAGAGGATTGCCAACACAGCCCAAGCCATCGGCGGCTGGCTGAAGACGCTTGCGGGCCGAACCAAAATCGCACTCGAGGCTACTGGTACCTATCACCGCACCTTGGCAACGCTGGCGCATCAGGCGGGCGTTGAGCTTTATTTGCTCGATGGTTATCGACTCAACCGGTATCGCGATGGCGTTGGCAGTCGCGCCAAGACCGACCCGGCTGATGCTCGGTTGATTCTGCGCTACCTGAGCAAGGAACTGAGCGACCTCAAACCCTGGGTGCCGCCTCACGATGCGTTTTACCGCATCCAGAGCCTGCTGCGACGCCGGGCTTCGCTTGTGCATACCCGCATCGCCCTGACCCAGAGCCTGGACGATATGCCCGACCTCAAGAGCGCATCCAAACGCCTGAGCAACAACATCAAGGACATCGAAAGATTGATCGAACGCCGCCTCAAAGAGGCCATGGCTGAGGTGGGCTGGCAGTCGGATGCCCAGCGCTGTAAGGCTATAGAGGGCATCGGCGATCTCACCTCGGTAGCGCTGGCCAATACTTTCCACCGAGGCGAATTCAAGAACAGCGATGCCTTCGTTGCCTACCTGGGCATGGACGTCAGAGTTCGGGACTCAGGCAAGCAGGTGGGTCGCCGTAAACTGACCAAGAAAGGTGATCCGGAGCTGCGACGCCTTTTGTATAACGCGGCCATGTCTGCCCGCCGGACAAAAGCCTGGTCCGGCCTATATGAAACCTATCTTAGCCAGGGACTGAAGACGACTCAGGCTCTAGTAAAGCTCGGCCGAAAGCTGGCCCGTATCGCCTTCGCCTTGATGAAAAACCAATCAATGTATCGACCAAAAATGCCGGTTAAGTGTTGCGCTGCACCATAG
- a CDS encoding exopolysaccharide biosynthesis protein, with amino-acid sequence MNRPQEPKDLGSLLDLLEQAGTEDEPVSIDCMLQATGHRSFGALLLVPGLLVFSPLSGIPGLPSIFAVMITLIAVQLLVGRRHIWLPDWLLKRTASRSKYDRAMAFLKRPSKYIDRLLRQRLTFLTEGIAVRFNAVLCLLIAATMPPLELIPFGNTTAGVALSILGLGMMARDGVLVLIAFGFFICLAYFVSRLWL; translated from the coding sequence ATGAATCGGCCACAAGAACCAAAAGACCTGGGGTCATTGCTGGACCTGCTGGAGCAAGCCGGCACAGAGGACGAGCCCGTCAGCATTGACTGCATGCTGCAGGCGACCGGCCATCGCAGCTTCGGTGCACTGTTGCTGGTGCCAGGCCTGTTGGTGTTCTCGCCGCTATCGGGCATTCCCGGCCTGCCCAGCATTTTTGCCGTGATGATCACGTTGATTGCGGTGCAGCTGCTGGTCGGCCGACGCCATATCTGGCTGCCGGATTGGCTGCTGAAACGTACGGCGTCGCGCAGCAAGTACGATCGCGCCATGGCTTTTCTCAAGCGCCCTTCAAAATATATCGATCGCCTGCTGCGACAGCGCCTGACCTTTCTCACCGAAGGTATTGCCGTACGCTTCAACGCGGTGCTGTGCCTGCTGATCGCTGCCACCATGCCGCCACTGGAGCTGATTCCCTTTGGTAATACCACGGCGGGTGTGGCGTTGAGCATCCTCGGACTGGGGATGATGGCGCGCGACGGCGTGCTGGTCCTGATCGCCTTCGGTTTTTTCATCTGCCTGGCCTATTTCGTCAGCCGGCTGTGGCTGTAG